A segment of the Amia ocellicauda isolate fAmiCal2 chromosome 5, fAmiCal2.hap1, whole genome shotgun sequence genome:
CTGTTGTCCACTGCATTTTTAAGAAGTAGGAGCACGCTTTCTAGAGAGGATTCTGACTAATGCATTTCTAAAGGTTATTGGGAAAGCTGGAGAAAAAACATGCAACATAACAATATTGGGTGTTTTCATTGTGTGAAGTCCCCAGTATGGGAGTACTTTGACTCACCTTTTCAAACTGGTCTCTGCAGGCCTTCAGTTCCTCGCTCAGCCTGTTCACTTCCTTCTCCAATTTGGACTTTAGTTCACTCACCTCGGCAGTTTTGGATTTCTCCTTCTTCAACACCTCCTCTGTCAGAACCTGCGGGACACACACAACACGGACACAATGGCTAAAGCATTCCACCCAATCACAATCTGAGCTCTATGACCCGACACAATGGCACAGATCCTCCATTAACAAACCGACTGCTTTCAAAAAGAACTTTGTTCAGGTGTAGCAAGTGAAGAGAAGACTGAACATCAATGAAAATCAAAGTGGACGCCTCACAATGaaggagaaataaaaacaactgacatTCCAAACAACTGCTTTGCTGCACTTTTGCAGTATTGCCGACCTCCTCTATAATCACTAGAATGCCAAAGCCAGTCAAGTTTCaggtaaatatatttaaactttcCCATTTGGCCAAAACTGACCTTTTGTTTCTGAGCACCTTGCAGAGCTTCCTCCTGCTGCTTGAGCTGCTCGCCCCTCTCCATTATTTCCTGCTCCAGGGCCTTCTTCCCAGCTCTCAGCTCCTGGATCAACTCACCGTGGCTGCTGAGCTGGTTCCTGTTGGCAACTACCTCTTCCTGAGCAAGAGCCAGCTTGTCCTCCGAGGCCTATGggtcaaatgcattgaacagGGTCTCAGTTCTCATGAAAACCACTTCAAGCAAATCTAAACAAAAGTGGAGATTGAGGGAAggttgctttttattattattattgtttaaacaAAATCTTGCCAGCATCATTAAATGGCAGAGGACAAAGTACCCAGTAATCTGTTCTGGACACTGCTTGTTGGTACGGGATACGGCAGGCCGGTTGCAAATGGATgatataaacacatatttatTCCAGCTATAGCTATAGTTAAACTGTAACAAGGCAGTACTGTTTAtgagaaaagaaaattaaatacctCTTTGCTATTTTACATTTatctatataatataatatatatgatttttgaTCTTACTTTAGCACAGCACTAATAGATAATATGTACCTCCATTTTGTATGAACCGTACTTTCATATGCATAAATCCATTAACATTTAATATAATCACTGTTCATGCTGCCCACCTTGAGGTCTTGCCTGATGGCAGAAAGCTCAGATTCTTTCCCGTAGAAATCGGACTGCAGTTTGGCAAGGTCCTCCGTCGTTTTGCCATGGCTCTTCTGCAGGTCGGCACTCTTGTTCTTCTCTGTGCTCAGCTCTTTCGACAATGCTGCTAACTGTTCCTTCAGTTCTTCTTCTGCCTCGACCTTTAAAGCAACAACCATAAGTTAACAGAAGCAGAAGAAACTGATTAAGCACCCTTGTGTGTGCGGTGTCGTACTACAGTGTATAAAATAGTTTAGCCTACTGATAATGAGCAGaaaagcattgttttttttttttgtttttttacatttgtatatatCCATCAGGTTTATGATTTGAACAaggttcattttcatttcaagtTTCATTTGGTTTCATCTGGGGCatgtaaataaacacacacagtaatGGCATTGATAGCATATCCAATTACACACAGTTCTTCACCATTTAGTCTGAAAAGGTTAAACCTTAAACTCTCATATAGTAACCACAAGAATGCAACTCCCCTCCAAGCTTTTTCCTTAACTCGCAGAGTTAGAGGGTATTTTATAAACAGAAAGATTAACGTCTCTCTTGTACATCACAAATTATTGAACAGAAACCCCAAAAAATCCCCAAATTAACCCCACAAAGAAGGTGTTCTGGAGCACTGTGAGACTTCTCATGTTGCATTTCACACAGTTTCTGTTCCTCTTCTGTATTGCATCCAGAGAATGACCTCTTCTAGCATGTTTGCTGTGCATTGTATATTTGAAACTTTGCTTGACTAATTGGCCACATAAAGTCATACTGTAACCCAGCACTTACACCTAAAGAGGTATTCTGTTAGTGAATGGTTAGTTCTTTAACCAGAGTcctgggaaaaacaaacaactattCACTATTAAGAGCCTTTGTTGTTTCTCTCATCACCAGTCAGGTGACATTTAAGGAGTGAAAGCTGCCCCAAGATCATGTTTGCAGAGAATCGGTCAGTCCTAAAGAACAGGTCCACTTGCCTTCTGGGAATGGAGGACCTGCAGGTCAGTGAACTGTGTCTCCAGCTTCTTGACCTCCTGGGTGAAGGACTCCTGGGCCGACTTCAGCTTCCCCTGAAGCTGCTGCTCGTCCTTCTCCTTCTGTCTTAGAGCCTCCTGTGTCTGCGAGAGCTGTGCAGCCACCGACGTCAGCTGGGACTTCAGGCCTTTCTCGGTCTATAAGAACAAGGTCGACACATGGGttttccaaaacacacacaattgcaAGCTTGGAAACAAGTAGGTTACATACCAGACCTGGGAGCAATTACAATTGTGTAATTAAATTACCCGACAATTACAGTTGTTACACCATTGCCATGCTTAAGCGAGAAACACGACCCTCTACAGACTAATTTTTCTGGCGTAGAATCTGTAATATGCACAGATTAGGAACAGTGCTACCCTGAATCTAAGATGATGACATTTCACAGTTAGAAGTTTACCTCTTCCTTCTTTTGCAGCAGGCTTTTCACCTCGTTTACTTCTCTAGCAGCACTCTCAGCCTTCTTCTCGAGTTCCTGTTTCACTTGTTGATGAGATTTTTCCTAgaaagtttaaatgtttaagaatTAGTCCTGCAGTTCTGAAGTGTATATGGGTGCCATAGAAGTAGAAGCTTCAAGTGCCATCAAACCCTGAGAAGACCAGGTGTAAGACTACAGGTGTCTTGCAATTGCTGGCTGAGGGAAGATACAAGCCTAGTTCAAACCCACATTTGACTTCACAGGACAGTTTAAAGACAATGCAGTGGTTCCTACTGATTAATCCTGAGTCAGTTAACCAGCAAGACTGGTCCCTGAACTCTGGGCTCACTTTAACCAGATGAGTCACTTCAAATGATCTCACTGCCTCACTGCCCTTTATTCTCCAATGACACTGCCCTTGCTCAATCACTGATGAGTCATGTTTATAGagaacaagaaaaggaaaaaactacAGGAGGTACAAAACaattggaagaaaaataaaacagccaaCCTTTTCACCCAAAGAGGCCTTGACGctcactctctccttctccagctGCGTCTGCATCTCCTTTAGGGACTGCGAGGCTTTGGACAGGTTCTCCCTCACAGTCGCTAGTTCTTTGGACAGGGACTCCTTCTCCTGTTGGGTTTTCTGCAGGCTTCCCGTCAAGGCCTGTGACTTGCTCTCGAGCTCGGCCTGCCGTGCCGTCGACTCCTGGGTGAGTTTCTCCAGGATGTGTTTCTGGCTGGTCCGCTCCTCCTCGTGCTTGCTCAGCTGCTGTTTCATATCTTCCAGAGCACTGGACTTCTTCCGGTGCTCTTCCTCGAGAGCCACTATCctgtaagaaaaagaaaaacccaaAACATGATAATGTTCAGTAATGGCAGTGGAGGGAGGGGTTTTGAATTTGGAGGATGTTAATTATGTAAATGCAGATATTCAAATTAAGAAATTGTAAAATTAAGTGTTGCCTGACACTGACTTGAGCTATTCTGGTTTCTCAGGGACCAGGGACCAATTTCAACAGAAGAGCAGGAGATTTTATGTTGGTACAGAGAAGAGAGTATTCTCTAGTGCCTGAGTGAAAAGTCCTGGACGTCATGTGATCAGAAGTGACTCTTCAACATGGCAGTCTCCTGAAGATGGGTTCTCAcagcaaaaactaaaaagcTTGTTAAAAATCATTACTTCAGTAGCCTGACATCTCCTTTAGTTGTTTTCCATGACCCTTATCAGTTTGAGTAAATACatgaaattattaatttattaatttgtatatatGAGCAAAGGGGcacaatgatttaaaaaaagttatcaattgctgaaattataatttaaaaaataaataaataccagaaATAGGTGTTGCACATTGAGATTGACATCCTACAAAAACTAGAGATTATTCCTGTGTGTCATTATATATACTTATCAGGAAAGAAAGGGTAACATGTCAGTCTTACCCCTTTTTCTCTGAGTCTAGCTGTTTGCTGAGCTCCTTAACTCTCCCATCAGCTTCCACCCACTGCTGCTTCTGTCTCTGCAGGTCCTGCTGGGTCTGCTCCCTGCTGGCCTTCACATCCTGCAGGTCCACCTCCAGCTTCTGCTGACAGCAAGAACACAGCTCTGCAGTGCCATAGTCACCCCTGCCACCCATAACCTGTATAATGCTGGATTTACACACTTTCTCTGGACAAATGACCTATAATACAGGCTGGACTGGGCTCATCTAATCCAGGGTGGATTTTCCAGTGTATGAATTTGATTTTTATGTCATTTCATTTTGTCGATACGAACCTTAACCAGGCACTCCAGCTGCTCCACCTTCTGCTCCGACTGCAGCAGCTTGTCCTTGCACTCCTTCAGGCTGCCCTCCAGTTGACCACAGAACTCCTGCTTGTCCTGGAGCTTGGCACccagctcctccagctgtgCCTTGCTTTTGGTCAGCTCCTGGAAAAgccaaggaaaaataaataagtaaacaaaaatTATCCAAATACCAGatcctaaaaaaacaaaacacaaacaaggatGAATGGATAGGTGCCAGAGTGAAGGATGCATCAGTCAGTGCTTACAAATAACAgacaattattttacattaactgCTTGCAGGCCAACTCAAGTCACATATCAAACAGACAGAGGTGCATAATAGACTTAGCGGCAGGCATTGGCAACGTATCAGGTTTTATCAGCTCTCAGAGTTTGTATGGGTTTTTCCTGAAATCCTCACTGCTAATGTCAACTTCCTACCGGAAACATGAAAAACCTTACACACCACGCTTGACGAGAGAAAAATGATAACGAAGCGTCTTCCTCACCTGTTGCTTGTCCTGTAGTGCATGCTGTGCTGTGTCCAGGTGATTCTGCAGGTCTGCTCTCTGGGCTGTCTTGGCAGCTTCAGCAGACAGCAGCAGCTCCGTCTTTGCCTTCAGCTGAAACACACCACCAATCCCAGTGAGCTTTTCAGCCTTGCCACTGCTTTACCAGGCTGCTGAGAACCTACCCATTGGCTTTATACATTCAACTTTACGTATTTATTCCCGAACAGTTTTGATAACACTACGATTTCCTAACCAATAGGACCTTTAAGCCATTTACACCATTTACTGGACCTTTAAGCAACCATTGAGTGAGAAGGTCAGCTCTAAGTATGTTATAGTAAATCTTAATAACTATTGGTACTGCTCTTATTCAATAGTAAATCATTAAGCAATTTTGGAAAATCGAAGCATAACTGTGGCTTGGAGTTTTGGCGGGAGGGATCCAATTCTGGAATTATATGTGTACCTGGGTATCGAGCTGGGCCACCTTCTCCTTGCTCTCGGTCAGCTGAGCGTTGAGTTCCGTGATGGAGGCCTCCAGTGAGAGGCAGCGGTCCTGGGCAGAGCGCAAGTGGATCTTCTGCTCCTGCACCTGCTCATGAAGGTTCTCCTGGGCCTGCTTGTGGCTCTCAGACTGATTCTTCAGCTTATCCGTCAACTGGGTGACCTGCAACACAATCCAGCATTCACCAACACAGATTGGAATTGGACATCGAGGGTGGAGAGgatataaaaaagtaaatggtTGAACACAGTTGTagataaagaacaaaaaaacataagcatgaaaaatacatatagtgcctatagaaagtacCTGCTCTTGCAATGCATGGTTCTTCTCCTGCAACTGGTTGAGCACAGCTGTCTCCCCTTCCCCTGCCTGGATTTTGGCACACAGGTCCTCTCTCTCGGCTTCCAGCTGGCTGATGTTGTCCTTGCTCTTCTGCAGCAGCGCTTCTAGGTTCTGGATCTTCTGGTCTTTGTCGCCAATCTGACGCAACACTTGCTCCAGATCATTCTAGAAGACACATGGGTCACACCCGATTTGGTTTGATGATGAGCATGCTCTTcatgaaaatacataaaaaaaaatgtttatatctTTCTTTTCTTGTATTAATACTGTTGTCCTGCACAGCCCAGTCATATTAAAACTAGCAAATGTGAATGAAGGATACAGTTTTCCCACAAGTTTACGTCAGCCCCCATGATACAAACATGCATCTTCTCCCCGACTCTCTACATTGGACCAGTCAATGACACATTTGCGATCCCTACACCTTGCACTTGGTGTTTCTGACCTCTGCTAGGTCATGGCAACTCATTTGAATACAACTGCACTGTGATATTGACCCACACTTCCACTACATGACATGATAATTTCAGTGGAGAAACCAAAGACTCACctgagcttccctcagcttggcATTGGTCGTCTGTTGGAGAGCCTGCACCTCCTGGTGTTGCTGCCTAGCCTTTTCCAGCTGGTGCTGCAAGTCGGTTGATTTTGCTGCATTTTCCTTCAACTGAAAAATTGAGGCGAGAACAAATGTTACAAAGCTTTAAACTCACTTCTATAATGTAAACTGGCCCAAAACACATTGTTTAGTGCAGTTGTGTGGACATGGAAACCAAAAAAGGTATAGAACAGAAATGCCCTGGGAGGACAACTCTACTGTGCCCTCAAGTGACCATCTATGGGGAAAGAGGATATTTAAAGCTAGACATTAGATGGGACAAGCCACTGGGCAAAATACTGTGCCACTTTTTTCATGATGCATGAAGGGTTAAGTTAACTCCATTTGTGATCGTTGTTACTTCTGAAAGACCTCTAGGCCTaaatgtcctgtgtgtgtgcttgtcagACCAGCAGCCCCATTGAAGGCTGGGTGCTGCATGCTGGGAGTGTGAGACCCAGTGCCCAGCCTACCTGCTCCTCTGCCCGGGATAGCCTGAGCTGGAGATCAGCCACCTGCTGTTCCCGGTCCTTCAGCTTCTCCCCAGAAAGCTGTCGCTGCTCCTTCAGCCGGCCCTGCACCTCCCCCAGTTGCCGTTCAGTCTCCAGCAGCTTGGCATGGAGCTGCAGGGGAAATGGACGTACAcggacacgcacagacacaaggGACTCTGCGTTACTTGATTATGAAACAACATGGCCGTTGTCACAGTGACACAGGGGAGCACTTCTCAGATACAAGCACCCCTGCAGTACGTCACAGAGGCATGCTACGATCCAATGGTAGTCAGCATTGGTACCGAAGCCTGGCAGTTCAGTCCAGACTGGGCCTACCTGGTTTATCTCGCTCTGCTGTTGGAGACCCTGCTGTTCCTTCTCCTCTCTCTGCTGCTGGAGCTGCTTGAACTCAGCCTTGAGCTGCTGGTGTTTGACCTCCAGCTCGGACAGCTCCTGCTTCAGCTTGAGGCCCGCCTCTGCCCTCTCGCTGAGCTCCGCCTGGGCCCTATGGAGGGAGGTCTCCGTGGAAGCAGCCTGAGCCTGGATCTGCTGGCAGTCCAGCTCTTTCTGGTGGAGGCTGGTCTGCAGGCTCTTCTTACTGGCCAGCTCTGTGCCAAGCCGCTCGTCCAGCTCCTGGTACTCCTTGTCTTTCTTGGACAGCTTCTCTGTCAGAGTCTGGAAACGGGCACACATGTGAAAGGGTCAGTGAATACTGAAGGGGAAACTGTTCTCAAAGAACTATTGTGACGTTCCCTCAGAACGCAGATGGAATCCATTTCTGTGACATCCTTAAGAGAATTTGCTTTTAATTAGGGATGTGCATGACACATATTTTGATTCAATCGAAAATTCCACAGCTGTTGTCGGTGACTATACAAAAAGTTGCACCCCTCATTCAGAATGAGActaagggctggattaaatcaaaactttgacccacccgctaatagaaaactacaaatatgtacatagtagcggttacatttatgatttggaAGATAGTGTCATCTTTCTGATGATGATCAGAAATGATCGCCAATAGGCAATAGCAGGTTATGTATGTAggtatataatattaatttgtttgttgtggtcctctttccttttctgtcactgCTAGTGTCTGTGTTCGGTATATTAACCCATCTAAAAGCCAGTTGTAaatttgtggtagtttaattagtttaacatattttatacttaactgtgttttcatttacttattTCCATACTGTACTTTTCTGTGATGAAGCCAACATTAGTCAGGGTAAGTTCTAgtttagccaatcacagacaaaaaacaacaaatcccACCTTCCAGTCAACCTGCATTACCACTAAATATTAGATTCACTTGTCAATACTGGCCTTCATTAATGAATAGTCGAATGTTCGACTATTTGGTCTCATCCCTATTTTTAATATCACAAAGTATTTTGCACAAGAAGTTTTAGAATATACGCTTTGCTCAAAGTCATACATATAAAGCTTATACATTaattaccttaaaaacataacatttcttACCATATCTAAATTATTGGCTTAGAAAAAGCAATCTGTTtgtgtacaaaataaatgataaattaaTAGCGCTGGAATTATATGCTGACTCATACACTGTGTagtctacctatctatctatccaaaTCTATAACCAGAAACAGCCTCAGCATTAGAGTTTATACTAGGCTCATTTCCATGaactttgtaagcaggtttagAAAACATTAAGATCGTGTATTTAGCCACAGAAGCAGGTTTGCAATTAGTGAAAGGCAATCTGATCCCCAACTTAATCTTGTTATTCAAGATAGATACCGGCATGCTCCATATGATGCAAATACATCTGTTAAGCTCTTCAGACTGTGTTGTTACTGTGACAGTGCTGATGGCTGAAGGTCAGGCTTCATAAATAACACTTAAGAGATTCTCTCCTGACTGCACTTTCCTTTAAAACAATATCAGACAGTCAGGCattggttaaaaaacaaaactctttTTGGCACTATTtgacaataattattataaaataacgCTTTGTTTTGCATTGGCGATACAACAAAACATTGGTCAAAAGAACATATATCCACTTCACAATACTGATTTATTGTTTCAAAATTTGTCAGAAAAGTGGCTCAACACAGGTACAAGAGGGGGCAGTTGAGGGTCACAATCAAGAAGCCTAAACCAGTGCAatcggagagagagaaagagagagcagtTCACAATAGGAAGAGACTGCTCAGGACCTCCACTTTAAACTTGGATTAAAGTCTGCAGCAGAGTGGCTGTTGCAGTGtgtgctctgtctctctctcaaagcTTTACTAGATTAAATCTCCCCCTCTGTATTGGAAGGCAGAAGCTGAGGGGGCTACAGCTGTTGTCTTTTTATAGAGACTTTCTCCATGAAATGTTATGTGCTCTGTGCCAGAGAAGCAGGGGCTCAGTGGTAATCTGTCCACAAGCAGGCACAATGATTCATCCACTGGGCTTCTAGTCTCACCTCACTCGCAAAATATCGTGTGCGCATTTCCTTCATTCCTGGGATAAAAACGTCATGAGTGCACGCTTGGCGCTACAGCAAAATCCCTGGAGTGTTGTTCCTTGACAACCATCAGGGAgagtgacacacaaacacatgcagccCTTAACACATATATTAAACTACATTATAATCAGCCTCCATGGCAAACTATCCCACCATATGACATTACAAATTATATCTAACATATCAAGACcaagacaaaaaacacaaatgttgttATATGGCTGAAGTGTGACCTGAATGGCACTATATGAACACTATACACAAAAAATTAAATCATCCCCCAGTAGATTTTTTCCTGTATTTCCTATAACAATATGATTGAAGGCATAAAACTGAGCACTGTATCAGTTAAAGTTAAATATGCTTACTTAAAGGGAAACTCCAccaaaaatccatattttctcaggttattctataagtagaaacagagtttttcatgtccagctcattctatgtaccaaaAATCAGAGATTGAAAAAAATGCCATGACATCACGTGGGtactaactctggagctgctttgctggaagtcaactgagaaaatcagaaaagtcaaaaaaataataataataaaaaaaaaaagatccattggtttgtagtcataaaaagttCATTTCAACACCACCACGCTATTACTTTTTTCCAGTCACTGCCACTGGAAAAAatctcactccacagaatatgtttctacttatagaataaccagagaaaatatggattttttgtggagttcccctttaacagTGGTGGTCCTTTACCACTGACCATATAAACTACCAGCTGGATCAAAGGTTTGACTATTTCACCTCCAAAATAGGGCTGTTCCGGTGACTGATTTTAGTATCAATATATCGCTGAAGAATTTATAGCTTTGCTCAATATTACCATGGGTGTGGGGGCATGGTGTGGTTCAGAAATTCTTAAGTAGGGGGAGTCTTCAAATGAACAGTAGAACTacacaattacaaaataaatgaaatattaaCAGATAGtctacacaacacaaacagaataCAATATAGATTTAAAAGAACGATGTGCAATTGTTATAAAGTAAAAATCCTAACTTTAAAAGaagcatttgaaatacaattaaatatttaaaagaactaTATGTAACTAATTCCGTTTCGTTGTTGTTGGTTTTCAGTGTTAAAAACATGTGCTTACACATGCTCTCTGGGCCCCCTTATAGCATtgcatggtttctcctaccatttctatgcagatgacGCCCAGATCTTCCCATCTTTGCCCTCTCTGAccccctcatcccctctcgcatctctgtttgtgtgctatctccgcctggatgcactcattCCTCCTCatcttctgctgatctctccatcacAATCCAtttggaatctacgacactctctccctcttcttccgctaggaacctaggagtcaccctaaACCctacactctcctacactcatcTCAGCAcgtcaccacgctgacacacctaccgattcttcctgagcaacatatgctgaatCCAACctttcctcaccgactactcaattcagctgctcgtccagtccctggtcctctccctcctggccagcctgccaaCAACTATGACCTACCCGTTACAGCTTATCCAGAACCCTGCGGCTCATCTGGCGTCTCTgcccccgattcgcacacgctactccactgctcctgatctcagcttgcatccagttcaagacattgaccctcacctactgttGTCTCGAACAGACTACaccgagctaccttcagaccctcatctctctgtatatcccctccagacctctgGTCTTACAGACTGTAtctgtaattttgtattttttcccccagtgtGGCTCAAAGTTTTCactttatataacattttagtCATACTACTTGATTTTACATTGCTAGTGCTTGTGTTGTTTAATATTTTGATTTCCCACATTTGATTATGCCCCCTTCCACTTAAGGAAATTATTAAGGGACCAatattttatcagttacacaatttaaagactcaaatgtaatcaaattacttcaattaagggttcaattaagtaaattgAGAGCCCGGTTGGaccaaaaaccagcagggcagatggtactccaggacaggtttgagaaccagtGATCTAGTGCACTTCCTGCATATTCTCACATATGGATTCTGGAAAGAATGTGCCATCTATCAATCTTATGGGTAACGATGACAGGGTTACTAAATGAGATATATAAATTTAATGATTCAAGCCTATGAAGCCATGGCtctattttaaatttgtttcaTTGCATTACCTACCGCCAGTAAAGAAATGTATGGAGACGTACTGAAATCTGTCACTGTATTTATACTTGTTTTGCAAGGTGAAAATGGTACCAAATGCAGGTACTCAAAATCCCCAGAAGCCACTCGGGTTTTTCTCTGATGAATATTCATTTTGTGTCTGGTAATGCTCGGAGTTTCCTAATAATTCCTAATTACTCTGACTGAGCAACACAGTGACACATACAATCACATGTGTTAGCACAGGCTTCAGCTTTATTTATACCACAAGGAAAATTAATATTGCTGTCGTGCATATCTGATTAACACGGCCTTTTTTTTCCGGCTTACCTGGTTTTGCTGCTGCAGTCCGTTCAGAGAGCTCTGCAGTTTGTGCAGTTGCTGGGAGTACACAGCTACTTCCTGAGGTCCTTTCTCCAGCTCAGCCCTCAATTGCGACACCGTCGTCTACACAGAGAGGGAACttgtattcagttttttttaagggaataatcaagtaaataaatgcattcaaaGAAATGTTGTTGCCCATCCAAAACATCCTCTacaacagtggttcccaaccctgggtCTTTTGTTTGTCGTATTTCAATCTTGATCACTGTTTTCAGCTCTTAAAAATGTGGATATTGTCCAGGGAAGTAGCTGAAAACTgtgttggaatgaaaaccagcagatACAGGGTCGGGGACCACCAGTctacaggtaaaaaaaaaagaagatatGGGCCAATTAATAAAAGGCACAGCATCTGAATTACTGTATTACTGTATAGGAAAAAAAACGACTGAAAATGCAAATAGTGGGCTTCCAAAAATTGGCACCAAATGTTGTTTCAGCTGTTTAGCTACTATGCCTGTAGATATTCCTGTCATTTTTCACCTTCTGACATTTGCAGCTTGTAAATGTAATCCAAACCCCTTTCAAAATGTCATTTTGTGATCGTGCAGGGGGTGTGGCCTCTAGGTCACCGTGTGTCTGACATCACTCACAGCTGTCACGGAAACACCATGCCTGTAAAATGTGACGCAATGGGGTCGTGAAACACAGTTGGCCTCCATCCAGTAGCTGCCAGAGGTGTCTGACAGACAGCAGCCACAAGGAAACAGTGTGCATGCTGTTCTTGCaagtttacttttttaaatgtcaacaaTGGCAGGATAAATTACTGTCCTTGTATTTGCACAGTTGTTGGAACTCTTAATGACGTATAAAGCTATTTTCTGACACCGTTCTAGGTATCTGGTTTTCAGGTATTTTCTTAATCATTCTCGTGATGATCTCAAAAGCCAAAAATAACCATAACTGAAATTGTATACTGTAATCTATACTGAAAGGATAGTTAAACAATTTCAGTTAATCTCTGACAATCTGGGCGACACTGAGAAGAACAACCAAATTCCAGAGCCCAGTTTTGTGTCAATTGCAGCATTAAGAACTCGAACAATAACAGAATCAAGGAACGTTTGTGAGAGAAACAGAATGGAGAAGATTACCTCAAGT
Coding sequences within it:
- the eea1 gene encoding early endosome antigen 1 isoform X4 translates to MLRRILQRTPGKGGSQSSDPDQPAADVNNEESSEGFICPQCMKSHVSAEELFKHYEAVHESGNQSGHGGITNQSPGREDLAHLRQEVQDLQASLKEERWFSEELKKELEKVQGQLKQSPQPDGVASAESSELQSLELKLQEAEMEKFNIKQMKDLFEQKAAQLATEIVDIKSKYDEEKSLREALEQKVSSLTQDMQKEREEKERLHTELLQRPGVEDVEVLKKELIQVQTLMDNMTREREDESERLKSQYKQLQADFTTSEIRKLETTVSQLRAELEKGPQEVAVYSQQLHKLQSSLNGLQQQNQTLTEKLSKKDKEYQELDERLGTELASKKSLQTSLHQKELDCQQIQAQAASTETSLHRAQAELSERAEAGLKLKQELSELEVKHQQLKAEFKQLQQQREEKEQQGLQQQSEINQLHAKLLETERQLGEVQGRLKEQRQLSGEKLKDREQQVADLQLRLSRAEEQLKENAAKSTDLQHQLEKARQQHQEVQALQQTTNAKLREAQNDLEQVLRQIGDKDQKIQNLEALLQKSKDNISQLEAEREDLCAKIQAGEGETAVLNQLQEKNHALQEQVTQLTDKLKNQSESHKQAQENLHEQVQEQKIHLRSAQDRCLSLEASITELNAQLTESKEKVAQLDTQLKAKTELLLSAEAAKTAQRADLQNHLDTAQHALQDKQQELTKSKAQLEELGAKLQDKQEFCGQLEGSLKECKDKLLQSEQKVEQLECLVKKLEVDLQDVKASREQTQQDLQRQKQQWVEADGRVKELSKQLDSEKKGIVALEEEHRKKSSALEDMKQQLSKHEEERTSQKHILEKLTQESTARQAELESKSQALTGSLQKTQQEKESLSKELATVRENLSKASQSLKEMQTQLEKERVSVKASLGEKEKSHQQVKQELEKKAESAAREVNEVKSLLQKKEETEKGLKSQLTSVAAQLSQTQEALRQKEKDEQQLQGKLKSAQESFTQEVKKLETQFTDLQVLHSQKVEAEEELKEQLAALSKELSTEKNKSADLQKSHGKTTEDLAKLQSDFYGKESELSAIRQDLKASEDKLALAQEEVVANRNQLSSHGELIQELRAGKKALEQEIMERGEQLKQQEEALQGAQKQKVLTEEVLKKEKSKTAEVSELKSKLEKEVNRLSEELKACRDQFEKDLTDLRDAKQLLIQQKLESQGQVDSLKTALEQEKKEHQSTRDGLSHREEAQKSEREQIEAKLSAELQSKEEQKKRHEEAEAKLNMQITALNENLGTLKKEWQSSQRRVGELEKQTDDLRGEIAVLEATVQNNQDERRALLERCLKSEGEIEKLQAKGLEIRRKLDDTTAAMQELGRENQSLQIKHSQALTRKWAEDNEVQNCMACGKGFSVTVRKHHCRHCGNIFCAECSARNALTPSSKKPVRVCDTCFDELQG